DNA from Dehalococcoidia bacterium:
ATGCAGGCGTGCAAGGACACCGTAGGATTTGAAATCACAGCTGCGGCCTCTCACAATGGGAAACAAGCCGTTTATATGGTTGGAGATTTTGATACCATCCCACTTAGTTCAATGGGAGAAGGTGTTGCCAATATACTGGGATTTCTGGTCGACTTGTGCATCGCTAAAGACAAGCTATTTCTGGTGGAAGAACCCGAAAATGATATCCATCCGAAGGCACTAAAAAGTCTTCTTGGCTTGATCTCCAAGTCGTCGCGGGATAACGGGAACCAGTTCATTATCACCACGCACTCAGACATAGTTGTGCAGTATCTAGGAGCAGAGAAAGACAGTAAGATGTTCAATGTATCCATCGAGATGCGGGAGGGTGAGGTTCCCACATCAACCGTTGTTCCTGTAGATGATACCCCGGAAGCAAGAAGACATTTATTGGACAGTTTGGGATACGCACTTACCGACCTCGATTTGTGGGATAGCTGGCTTTTTCTCGAGGAATCCTCAGCAGAGAGAATCATCAGGGATTACCTGATAGGCTGGTTTGCACCGGGTCTTAGCCGTAAACTTCGGACTTTTTCCGCCAGAACGCGTGATGAAGTGGAGCCAAAGTTTGAGGATTTCAACAATCTTTTTGTGTACCTGCATCTTCAGCCGACTTATAAGAACAAGGTCTGGGTAATTATCGATGGTGGGGAAAAGGAAGAGAAGATTATTGAAAGGTTACGGAAGGCCTACAAGTCAAGCAGCTGGAGTGAAGATCACTTTCTTCAGTTTGGGGAGCATGAT
Protein-coding regions in this window:
- a CDS encoding AAA family ATPase codes for the protein TLQESGSSAVWRLKNGNAIGLAQIPPTEPKNFIYPYLSKRKVVSYSEKINEGIVNSVTENFQNLYSKVDRLSNPRHPKNNVYMQACKDTVGFEITAAASHNGKQAVYMVGDFDTIPLSSMGEGVANILGFLVDLCIAKDKLFLVEEPENDIHPKALKSLLGLISKSSRDNGNQFIITTHSDIVVQYLGAEKDSKMFNVSIEMREGEVPTSTVVPVDDTPEARRHLLDSLGYALTDLDLWDSWLFLEESSAERIIRDYLIGWFAPGLSRKLRTFSARTRDEVEPKFEDFNNLFVYLHLQPTYKNKVWVIIDGGEKEEKIIERLRKAYKSSSWSEDHFLQFGEHDFENYYPEPFTEKVAQVLAKSNGQKKQADKKALLEEVLTWIAQDEEQAKAAFEISAKDVIEKLKLIEAAIGKG